The Sulfobacillus thermosulfidooxidans DSM 9293 genome includes a window with the following:
- a CDS encoding sigma-70 family RNA polymerase sigma factor: MNNNLDRRRTRVSSQSRTPWQTNDPPQQTAEDPDDTTWHYWIARAQAGDESVWEQIFAATDALVRRMLRAYYWPGIDSDGDDGEQIARTGVWQAVMQYQPTRQVPVRAWLRWVIRRRLVSVK, translated from the coding sequence ATGAACAATAACCTCGACAGGAGACGCACTAGGGTCTCTTCGCAAAGCCGGACGCCCTGGCAGACTAATGATCCTCCACAACAGACCGCGGAGGATCCGGACGACACAACGTGGCACTACTGGATAGCCCGTGCGCAAGCGGGCGATGAGTCGGTGTGGGAGCAGATTTTTGCGGCGACCGATGCGTTAGTCCGCCGCATGCTCCGGGCCTATTATTGGCCAGGGATCGACAGCGATGGGGACGATGGGGAACAAATTGCACGAACCGGCGTATGGCAAGCCGTGATGCAGTATCAGCCCACCCGTCAGGTCCCGGTGCGGGCCTGGCTGCGGTGGGTCATTCGTCGACGGCTCGTAAGCGTCAAATAA
- the tnpA gene encoding IS66 family insertion sequence element accessory protein TnpA, with protein sequence MTHEEHEALQEVWAERVADFQASGQTRPQWAAAHGVTVHQLAYWLRKFRAATQHAAPPAWVAWPSPTATNPGATLIVRIGPAEIRVGPDFDPPLFQAVVRALSS encoded by the coding sequence ATGACACACGAGGAACACGAAGCGTTACAGGAAGTTTGGGCAGAACGGGTAGCGGACTTTCAGGCGAGTGGTCAAACGCGGCCGCAATGGGCCGCAGCCCATGGAGTGACCGTTCATCAATTAGCGTATTGGCTCCGCAAATTCCGGGCAGCGACTCAGCATGCCGCACCACCCGCTTGGGTGGCGTGGCCGTCGCCAACGGCGACGAACCCGGGGGCCACATTGATCGTCCGCATCGGTCCGGCAGAAATTCGGGTCGGTCCCGATTTCGATCCGCCCTTGTTTCAAGCGGTTGTCCGGGCTCTGTCGTCATGA
- the tnpB gene encoding IS66 family insertion sequence element accessory protein TnpB (TnpB, as the term is used for proteins encoded by IS66 family insertion elements, is considered an accessory protein, since TnpC, encoded by a neighboring gene, is a DDE family transposase.): MYLAVGATDLRKSIDSLAALVHSTFHLDPCSAALFVFCNRERNKLKILEWADHGFWLHYFRLERGHLAWPMTATTSPQAITLRQLQWLLDGLSLEQPAAYQALRHRHVL; the protein is encoded by the coding sequence GTGTATTTAGCGGTGGGGGCGACCGATTTGCGGAAATCCATTGACAGTTTGGCTGCCTTGGTCCACAGTACCTTCCACTTGGATCCCTGTAGTGCGGCGCTCTTTGTCTTTTGCAATCGGGAGCGCAACAAACTGAAAATTTTGGAATGGGCCGATCATGGCTTTTGGCTCCATTACTTCCGGTTGGAACGCGGCCACTTAGCGTGGCCGATGACGGCCACGACCTCGCCCCAGGCCATTACGCTGCGCCAATTGCAGTGGCTTCTGGATGGACTATCCCTGGAACAACCCGCAGCGTATCAAGCCTTGCGTCATCGGCATGTCCTCTGA
- a CDS encoding sigma factor-like helix-turn-helix DNA-binding protein, giving the protein MGDKNGRTDAKSSNVTGHERLPADALADPLQWVERIEQRNHLYAGMEALTTWEWQVLWDVADGLSYGEIARIRGRHPKAVDNALQRARRKLRQYWATEKE; this is encoded by the coding sequence GTGGGGGACAAGAACGGACGAACGGACGCCAAATCATCAAACGTGACCGGGCACGAGCGATTGCCCGCGGACGCCCTGGCTGATCCCCTGCAATGGGTAGAGCGCATCGAGCAACGCAACCACTTGTACGCAGGTATGGAGGCATTAACCACGTGGGAATGGCAGGTGCTTTGGGATGTGGCCGACGGGTTATCTTATGGCGAGATTGCCCGGATTCGCGGACGGCACCCGAAGGCTGTAGACAACGCCTTACAACGCGCCCGGCGTAAACTCCGGCAGTATTGGGCGACCGAAAAGGAGTAA
- a CDS encoding GGDEF domain-containing protein, with protein MSWSYRSALNMVARAVTGVLFIWWAILGWHDPVIWTTGDMPHGISRLTQWLTIGLMASGVNLFNVPIIPLRGKTVQVRLNTVEATVMVVLIHNGLWAALTVSGTASVALWVSYALDGVLRRFPAIHPWRERFWRSVGDDPNFVVPRRLRLMLLNAVLDLAGICATQGLIEGTLFRGHIWIGPGALIFAIGLGVGTFNGWELAAIMLGTHSRVLGPQQRRSSALQQISVIYFLVAGYNWFWGAMMWAGWTVWGLGGMALVHWGLWRTRQRVIVSELLAEEQAQRDQQYRMATTDVLTGLPNRRATEDYALQLARAQIPTAVVVVDIDWFKRINDTWGHDTGDFVLTQVAKLLQYEHRHPGPWADFVGRWGGEEFLLLWPQCPSTRAQDKCETLCSRIAQTPIVWTSESGVSIPIHLTVSVGLALWSPHPEPDHTPLEAFRWADRALYEVKRHGRNNWQGVTSYPPASPTVHWMRSWAHASGEYRENGGEQHEQ; from the coding sequence ATGAGCTGGTCTTATCGCTCGGCACTGAATATGGTTGCCCGTGCTGTAACGGGAGTCTTATTCATCTGGTGGGCAATTCTCGGATGGCACGATCCGGTCATCTGGACAACGGGTGACATGCCGCATGGCATTTCTCGCCTGACGCAATGGCTCACTATCGGGTTGATGGCGAGCGGCGTAAACCTTTTCAATGTGCCGATTATCCCGTTGCGGGGAAAAACCGTGCAGGTGCGTCTTAATACGGTAGAAGCAACGGTCATGGTCGTGCTCATTCATAATGGCTTGTGGGCGGCACTGACGGTTTCGGGCACTGCTAGTGTCGCCTTGTGGGTTAGCTATGCTCTTGACGGTGTTCTGCGACGATTCCCGGCCATACACCCGTGGCGTGAGCGGTTCTGGCGATCTGTGGGGGATGACCCCAACTTTGTGGTGCCCCGGCGTCTCCGGTTGATGCTCCTTAATGCAGTGCTCGATCTAGCCGGAATCTGTGCGACGCAAGGCCTCATTGAAGGGACTCTCTTTCGAGGGCACATCTGGATAGGCCCAGGCGCGCTGATATTCGCCATCGGCCTTGGTGTCGGGACATTTAATGGATGGGAACTCGCCGCGATAATGCTGGGCACACACTCCCGGGTTCTCGGTCCCCAGCAGCGGAGGTCCTCTGCGCTTCAGCAAATAAGCGTCATTTACTTCTTAGTTGCTGGATACAACTGGTTTTGGGGAGCGATGATGTGGGCTGGTTGGACAGTCTGGGGCTTAGGGGGAATGGCGTTAGTGCATTGGGGCCTGTGGCGGACGCGGCAACGTGTCATAGTCTCGGAATTATTAGCCGAGGAGCAAGCGCAAAGAGATCAACAGTATCGCATGGCCACGACCGATGTACTAACGGGCTTACCCAATCGGCGGGCCACCGAAGACTATGCCCTGCAGTTGGCACGAGCTCAAATTCCGACAGCGGTCGTGGTGGTGGATATTGACTGGTTTAAACGGATCAATGACACCTGGGGCCATGATACGGGTGACTTCGTCTTGACACAGGTGGCGAAGTTATTGCAATATGAGCATCGCCATCCGGGGCCATGGGCCGATTTTGTGGGACGTTGGGGCGGCGAAGAATTTTTGTTGTTGTGGCCGCAATGTCCTTCGACGCGCGCCCAAGACAAATGTGAAACCTTATGCTCTCGCATCGCCCAAACACCCATCGTCTGGACATCTGAAAGCGGCGTGTCGATTCCTATTCATCTTACGGTATCGGTGGGGCTGGCTCTGTGGTCACCGCACCCAGAGCCGGATCACACACCGCTGGAGGCGTTTCGATGGGCTGACCGGGCTTTATATGAGGTCAAACGGCATGGTCGAAACAACTGGCAAGGGGTGACTAGTTATCCGCCCGCGTCGCCGACGGTTCATTGGATGCGGTCGTGGGCGCATGCTTCAGGCGAATATCGTGAGAACGGGGGAGAACAACATGAACAATAA
- the tnpC gene encoding IS66 family transposase, with product MMSSERTVEQWAAEVARLEHQIAELQQRVQWYEEQFRLAKHRQFGASQERSDAHQLHLFNEAETLAGSPMDAAQETITYTRKKKTAGQRELALAHLPVERITYVLPEGDRVCDTCHGPLHAMSQEIRRELQVIPAQVKVIEHVQEVYACRQCERDALTTPIKTAPMPRPVYPGSLASPSLLAFTLHQKFTEHLPLYRQEQEWARLGVPLSRQTLANWVIYAAHTWLKPVYRTLKHSLVQQDIVQADETTLTVLHETGRRAEQKSYMWLYRTGREGPPIVLYEYQPGRQGAYARQFLTGFRGYLQCDGYVGYREVPDATLIGCWAHARRYFVEALQTLPPAARDGPSAIRDGLEFCNAIFRIERDLRDVSAADRHTARHARSRPVLARFAQWLRRQKRHTLPHSPLGKAVTYCLNQWKPLTRFLEDGRLEVDNNRSERAIKPFVTGRKNWLFANTPRGAQASAITLSLIQTAKENGLEPRAYLQYLFEQLPQRDLSNAASWADCLPWSPTLPAHVRTPANPATP from the coding sequence ATGATGTCATCCGAACGTACCGTCGAACAATGGGCCGCCGAAGTCGCCCGTCTAGAACACCAAATAGCCGAACTGCAGCAGCGCGTGCAATGGTATGAAGAACAGTTTCGCTTAGCCAAACATCGTCAATTCGGGGCCTCCCAAGAACGGTCTGATGCCCACCAACTGCACCTTTTTAACGAAGCGGAAACGCTGGCGGGATCGCCGATGGATGCTGCCCAAGAAACCATCACGTATACGCGCAAGAAAAAGACGGCGGGACAGCGCGAATTGGCCTTAGCTCATCTGCCCGTGGAGCGCATTACCTACGTTCTTCCGGAGGGTGACCGGGTCTGTGACACCTGTCACGGCCCCCTGCATGCGATGAGCCAGGAAATCCGTCGAGAGTTACAAGTCATTCCCGCGCAAGTCAAAGTCATCGAACATGTCCAAGAGGTTTACGCGTGTCGGCAGTGTGAGCGCGACGCGCTCACCACGCCTATCAAAACGGCTCCGATGCCCCGCCCGGTCTATCCCGGAAGTCTGGCGTCCCCGTCCCTTTTGGCTTTTACCCTCCACCAAAAATTTACCGAACATCTGCCTCTGTATCGGCAGGAACAGGAGTGGGCACGCCTTGGCGTGCCGTTGTCCCGTCAGACCTTAGCCAACTGGGTTATTTATGCCGCGCACACGTGGCTCAAACCCGTCTATCGGACGTTGAAGCACTCCTTGGTTCAGCAGGATATCGTGCAAGCGGATGAAACGACGCTGACCGTACTCCATGAAACGGGCCGCCGGGCCGAGCAAAAATCCTATATGTGGCTCTATCGAACGGGACGAGAGGGTCCCCCGATTGTGCTCTATGAGTATCAGCCGGGACGGCAGGGAGCCTATGCGCGACAATTTCTGACGGGATTTCGGGGTTACTTGCAATGTGACGGCTATGTCGGCTATCGCGAGGTCCCAGATGCCACGCTGATCGGCTGTTGGGCGCATGCACGACGGTATTTTGTTGAGGCCCTGCAAACGTTGCCGCCGGCGGCCCGCGACGGCCCGAGCGCCATTCGGGACGGACTCGAATTCTGCAACGCGATCTTCCGCATCGAACGGGATCTGCGGGATGTCTCCGCGGCGGATCGGCACACCGCGCGGCACGCGCGGAGTCGCCCGGTTTTGGCTCGCTTTGCGCAATGGTTACGTCGGCAAAAACGGCACACCCTGCCCCACAGTCCCTTGGGCAAGGCGGTGACCTATTGCCTGAATCAATGGAAACCGCTGACGCGATTTCTCGAGGATGGACGACTCGAGGTAGACAACAACCGCAGTGAACGGGCCATCAAACCCTTTGTGACGGGCCGCAAAAACTGGCTCTTTGCCAACACGCCGCGCGGAGCGCAAGCCAGCGCGATCACCTTGAGTCTCATTCAAACCGCCAAAGAAAACGGCTTGGAACCGCGTGCTTATCTCCAATATCTCTTCGAACAATTGCCGCAACGCGACCTCTCGAACGCCGCCAGCTGGGCCGACTGCCTGCCCTGGTCGCCGACGCTCCCGGCCCACGTCAGAACTCCTGCCAATCCGGCAACCCCTTAA
- a CDS encoding class II fructose-bisphosphate aldolase gives MMARHALRDILADFARTQRVLLGINADNPEMLLGIAQALHAEPVPMFIQLTPETLSIWGYDVLTTLMSTVLDPLPSPISWHLDHATALEDVQQALAWGFTSVMYDGSALPFAENVRQTQQVVQWAHARGVLVEAEIGHVSKPGEPPEWAHLTSPEEAVAFVEATDVDALAVAIGNHHATHVAGSHIDVARLAAIHAVCPVPLVLHGASGVSQDMYDTLRTHGIAKMNFGTELRRIWWQTVHQLPDKKPRDVQREIQRLIGDGVREKIHQLSLAQHRA, from the coding sequence GACTTTGCCCGCACGCAGCGGGTTCTCTTAGGCATCAACGCCGACAATCCGGAAATGTTATTAGGGATTGCCCAAGCTCTTCACGCAGAACCGGTTCCGATGTTTATCCAACTCACCCCCGAGACCCTATCGATTTGGGGATATGATGTCCTTACCACGCTGATGTCGACCGTACTGGATCCCTTACCATCGCCGATTTCTTGGCATTTGGATCATGCGACGGCCTTGGAGGATGTTCAACAAGCCTTGGCGTGGGGATTTACCTCCGTAATGTATGACGGATCTGCTTTACCGTTTGCGGAGAATGTGCGCCAAACCCAACAAGTGGTCCAATGGGCCCATGCCCGCGGCGTTCTCGTGGAAGCCGAAATTGGCCATGTATCCAAACCGGGGGAACCTCCCGAATGGGCCCACTTGACCTCTCCCGAAGAGGCCGTGGCTTTTGTGGAAGCGACCGATGTCGATGCGCTCGCTGTCGCCATTGGGAATCATCATGCCACGCACGTGGCTGGCTCCCACATTGATGTCGCCCGGCTCGCCGCCATTCATGCGGTCTGTCCTGTCCCGCTCGTTCTTCATGGCGCCAGTGGCGTCTCCCAAGATATGTATGACACGCTGCGCACGCATGGCATTGCGAAAATGAACTTTGGCACCGAATTGCGCCGGATTTGGTGGCAAACCGTACATCAATTGCCTGATAAGAAACCGCGCGATGTCCAGCGAGAAATCCAACGACTCATTGGGGATGGGGTGAGGGAAAAAATTCATCAATTATCATTAGCACAACACAGGGCATAG